One window from the genome of Tolypothrix sp. NIES-4075 encodes:
- a CDS encoding phycobilisome rod-core linker polypeptide: MSVKASGGSSVARPQLYQTLALSTITQAEQQDRFLGIGELKELESYFASGAKRLEIAQTLTDNSEIIVSRAANRIFVGGSPMAFLEKLKEPELETVAAGGMDVREGMKLGTVTYVETRGGFLENLRSIFNSSPSGGGVTPPGFRPINISRYGPSNMAKSLRDLSWFLRYATYAIVAGDPNIISVNTRGLREIIENACSGEATIVALQEIKLASLSFFRKDAEATDIVTQYMDVLLGEFKAPTPSNKLRQRPSSDQQGLELPQIYFNAAERRPKFVMKTGLSAGEKVEVIKAAYRQIFERDITRAYSQSISNLESQVKNGTISMKEFVRRLGKSPLYQKQFYQPFINSRALELAFRHFLGRGPSSREEVQNYFSIISNGGLSALVDALVDSQEYSDYFGEETVPYLRGLGQEAQECRNWGPQQDLLNYSAPFRKVPQFITTFADYEQPLPDQHPYGSGNDPLEIQFGAIFPKETRNPSTRPAPFGKDTKRILIHNGPGISNQNSNPRARGEFPGSLGPKIFRLDQLPGTRGKKSPSGVSVKYSESSTQALIKGAYLQVFGRDVYEGQRLKVAEIKLENGEISVREFIRALAKSDLFRKMYWTSLYVCKAIEYIHRRLLGRPTYGRQENNKYFDICSKKGFYALVDAIIDSPEYSEAFGEDTVPYERYLTPQGVSLRQLRVGSIREDVGNRVDKEETPRFVELGAVTEERSEPDIQSRINQGVSKKREQTKIFKQVAGTNDKVAVKTLINAAYRQIFERDIAPYIVKNEFTALESKLGNGEINVKEFIEGLGCSSLYQKEFYAPYPNTKVIELGTKHFLGRAPLDQAEIRKYNQILASQGLRAFIGAMVNSAEYLQAFGEDVVPYNRFLTLPAANYPNSQKLYNQLTKQNDDVVVPSFDTVQPRMDVAKMPLMGKAIADLAAKTREIDKTKPLFIELGRSFNDGRGQSVEVGVGTTRRKPSRIYRMTVGSGQAEMQQVMDSIYCQVLDVFSGQVPSYFRRSDLESKLRNGEISVREFVRDLASSEIYRKRFYTPYPNTKVIEFLFRHLLGRAPATQAEIRTYNKLLADGGLKAAVVAMVESPEYARYFGEDVVPYPRFPSLPAGNYLGSVQAAADLVKQSWSSLSPSVLTGGRAR; encoded by the coding sequence ATGAGTGTTAAGGCAAGTGGTGGAAGCTCAGTTGCGCGTCCGCAACTATATCAAACTTTAGCTTTGTCAACAATTACCCAAGCGGAACAGCAAGACCGCTTTTTGGGAATCGGCGAACTGAAGGAACTCGAAAGCTATTTTGCATCTGGTGCAAAGCGTTTAGAAATTGCCCAGACGCTCACGGACAATTCTGAGATTATTGTCTCACGAGCCGCCAACCGAATTTTTGTCGGTGGTTCGCCAATGGCTTTCTTAGAAAAGCTCAAAGAACCAGAACTAGAGACTGTTGCTGCTGGGGGAATGGACGTTAGAGAGGGAATGAAATTAGGAACCGTCACCTACGTGGAAACTCGTGGCGGATTCCTGGAGAATTTACGTTCCATTTTTAACTCTTCGCCTAGTGGTGGTGGTGTAACACCTCCTGGTTTTAGACCAATCAACATTTCCCGTTATGGTCCTAGCAATATGGCTAAGAGCTTGCGGGACTTATCGTGGTTTTTGCGCTACGCAACTTATGCGATCGTTGCAGGCGACCCGAACATCATATCCGTGAATACACGGGGACTGCGGGAAATCATTGAAAACGCTTGTTCTGGGGAAGCAACAATTGTTGCTTTGCAAGAAATCAAACTAGCATCACTCTCATTTTTCCGCAAGGATGCTGAGGCAACAGATATTGTGACTCAGTACATGGATGTTTTGCTGGGAGAATTCAAAGCACCCACCCCGTCAAATAAACTGCGCCAACGTCCTTCTAGCGACCAACAAGGGTTAGAACTGCCCCAAATTTACTTTAATGCGGCAGAGCGTAGACCCAAGTTTGTCATGAAGACTGGATTGAGCGCAGGTGAAAAAGTTGAAGTCATCAAAGCGGCTTATCGGCAAATCTTTGAGCGCGACATTACCCGTGCTTACAGTCAGTCGATATCTAACCTGGAATCTCAGGTGAAGAACGGTACAATCTCCATGAAAGAGTTTGTGCGACGTCTTGGCAAATCTCCCCTTTACCAAAAACAGTTTTATCAGCCTTTTATCAACAGCCGCGCTTTAGAATTGGCATTCCGTCACTTCCTCGGACGCGGACCGAGTAGCCGGGAAGAAGTACAAAATTACTTCTCGATTATTTCCAATGGCGGTCTATCTGCTTTAGTCGATGCCTTGGTAGATTCTCAGGAATATTCTGACTACTTTGGGGAAGAAACAGTACCATACCTGCGAGGTTTGGGTCAAGAAGCTCAAGAATGCCGCAACTGGGGACCGCAGCAAGACCTGTTAAATTACAGTGCGCCTTTCCGCAAAGTTCCTCAGTTTATTACGACATTCGCTGACTACGAACAGCCATTACCAGATCAACATCCCTACGGTTCTGGTAACGATCCGCTGGAAATTCAATTTGGAGCGATTTTCCCCAAAGAAACTCGCAACCCCAGCACTCGTCCGGCGCCTTTTGGCAAAGATACCAAGCGGATTTTGATTCACAATGGTCCCGGTATTTCTAACCAAAATAGCAATCCGAGAGCGCGTGGTGAGTTCCCAGGTTCGTTGGGTCCGAAAATCTTCCGCTTAGATCAGCTACCCGGCACAAGAGGCAAAAAGTCACCAAGCGGTGTCAGTGTAAAATACTCGGAAAGCTCCACCCAAGCATTAATTAAAGGTGCTTACCTACAAGTTTTCGGTCGCGATGTTTACGAAGGTCAGCGGCTGAAAGTAGCAGAAATTAAGCTAGAAAACGGTGAAATTTCTGTAAGGGAATTTATCCGCGCTTTGGCGAAGTCGGATCTGTTCCGGAAAATGTACTGGACTTCGCTTTATGTGTGTAAAGCGATCGAATACATCCACCGCCGCTTGTTGGGTCGTCCTACCTACGGTCGTCAAGAAAACAACAAGTACTTCGATATCTGTTCTAAGAAGGGCTTCTACGCGCTTGTAGATGCTATTATTGACAGTCCGGAGTACAGTGAAGCCTTTGGTGAAGATACAGTTCCTTACGAACGTTATCTGACTCCTCAAGGTGTATCGCTGCGACAACTGCGCGTTGGTAGCATTCGCGAAGATGTCGGTAACAGAGTTGATAAGGAAGAAACCCCGCGCTTTGTCGAACTTGGTGCTGTCACTGAAGAACGGTCAGAACCGGATATTCAGTCCCGCATTAATCAAGGTGTTAGCAAGAAGCGCGAACAAACGAAAATCTTCAAGCAGGTTGCTGGTACTAATGACAAAGTTGCCGTTAAAACTTTGATTAACGCTGCCTACCGTCAGATTTTCGAGCGCGATATTGCTCCATACATCGTTAAAAACGAGTTTACGGCGTTAGAAAGCAAACTGGGTAACGGGGAAATTAACGTTAAGGAATTCATCGAAGGTTTAGGTTGTTCGAGTCTATACCAAAAAGAATTCTACGCGCCTTATCCCAACACCAAGGTAATTGAACTGGGAACCAAGCACTTCTTAGGTCGTGCGCCATTAGACCAGGCGGAAATACGCAAGTATAACCAGATACTGGCAAGTCAAGGGCTGCGTGCCTTTATTGGGGCGATGGTGAACAGTGCTGAGTATCTCCAAGCCTTTGGTGAAGACGTGGTGCCTTACAACCGCTTCTTAACATTGCCGGCGGCGAACTACCCGAACTCTCAGAAATTGTACAACCAGCTCACCAAGCAAAACGATGATGTGGTTGTGCCCAGCTTTGATACAGTGCAGCCGCGTATGGATGTGGCGAAAATGCCACTTATGGGTAAAGCGATCGCAGATTTGGCAGCGAAAACTCGCGAAATCGACAAAACCAAGCCGCTGTTTATCGAACTCGGTCGTTCCTTCAACGACGGTCGCGGACAGTCGGTGGAAGTTGGTGTAGGTACAACTCGTCGCAAACCATCTCGCATTTACCGCATGACTGTAGGCTCAGGTCAAGCAGAAATGCAGCAGGTGATGGACTCCATTTACTGTCAGGTATTGGATGTATTTAGCGGACAGGTTCCTAGTTACTTCCGTCGTTCTGATTTAGAAAGCAAACTGCGAAATGGGGAAATCTCCGTGCGCGAGTTTGTGCGCGATCTAGCTAGCTCAGAAATCTATCGCAAACGCTTCTATACGCCTTATCCCAACACCAAAGTGATTGAATTCCTATTCCGTCACTTATTGGGACGCGCACCAGCTACTCAGGCGGAAATACGCACTTACAACAAGCTGCTGGCTGATGGCGGTTTAAAAGCCGCTGTAGTGGCGATGGTGGAAAGTCCAGAGTACGCTCGTTACTTTGGTGAAGATGTGGTGCCTTACCCACGCTTCCCATCTTTACCTGCGGGTAACTACCTCGGTAGCGTCCAAGCGGCTGCGGACTTGGTGAAACAATCCTGGTCTAGCTTGTCACCGTCTGTGTTAACCGGCGGACGTGCTAGGTAG
- the apcA gene encoding allophycocyanin subunit alpha, translating into MSIVTKAIVNADAEARYLSPGELDRIKSFVTSGERRLRIAQVLTDNRERIVKQAGDQLFQKRPDVVSPGGNAYGQEMTATCLRDLDYYLRLITYGVVSGDVTPIEEIGVVGVREMYKSLGTPIDAVASGVTAMKNAAASLLSSEDAGEAGAYFDYLVGAMQ; encoded by the coding sequence ATGAGTATCGTCACGAAAGCTATCGTGAATGCTGATGCAGAAGCCCGCTACCTTAGCCCTGGCGAACTGGATCGGATCAAGAGCTTTGTTACAAGTGGTGAGCGTCGTCTTCGCATCGCTCAAGTTTTGACTGACAACCGCGAGCGGATTGTTAAGCAAGCTGGTGACCAACTGTTCCAAAAGCGTCCTGATGTTGTATCTCCCGGTGGCAACGCTTACGGTCAAGAAATGACTGCTACTTGCCTGCGTGACTTGGATTACTACCTCCGCCTCATCACCTACGGAGTTGTTTCTGGTGATGTAACCCCCATCGAAGAAATCGGTGTTGTGGGTGTTCGCGAAATGTACAAGTCCTTGGGAACTCCCATTGACGCTGTTGCTTCAGGCGTAACCGCAATGAAGAATGCAGCTGCATCCCTGTTGTCAAGTGAAGATGCTGGTGAAGCTGGCGCTTACTTCGACTACCTAGTCGGTGCAATGCAATAG
- the apcB gene encoding allophycocyanin subunit beta: protein MQDAITAVINSSDVQGKYLDTSALEKLKGYFSTGELRVRAATSISANASAIVKEAVAKSLLYSDITRPGGNMYTTRRYAACIRDLDYYLRYSTYAMLAGDPSILDERVLNGLKETYNSLGVPVGATVQSIQAMKEVTASLVGPDAGKEMGVYFDYISSGLS from the coding sequence ATGCAAGACGCAATTACCGCTGTCATTAACTCTTCAGACGTTCAAGGTAAGTACCTCGATACCTCTGCTTTAGAGAAACTAAAAGGCTACTTCTCAACAGGTGAACTGCGCGTTCGTGCTGCTACCAGCATCAGCGCTAATGCTTCGGCGATCGTCAAAGAAGCTGTAGCAAAGTCCTTGTTGTACTCTGACATCACCCGTCCCGGTGGCAACATGTACACCACCCGTCGCTATGCTGCTTGCATCCGCGATTTGGACTACTACTTGCGTTATTCCACCTACGCTATGTTGGCTGGAGATCCTTCCATCCTCGATGAGCGTGTGTTGAATGGCTTGAAAGAAACCTACAATTCCTTGGGTGTACCCGTTGGTGCAACCGTGCAATCTATCCAAGCAATGAAGGAAGTAACTGCTAGCTTGGTAGGTCCTGACGCCGGTAAGGAAATGGGCGTTTACTTCGACTATATCTCCTCTGGCTTAAGCTAA
- a CDS encoding phycobilisome linker polypeptide, with protein sequence MRMFKITACVPSQTRIRTQRELQNTYFTKLVPYDNWFREQQRIMKMGGKIVKVELATGKQGVNTGLL encoded by the coding sequence ATGCGGATGTTTAAAATTACCGCTTGCGTTCCCAGTCAAACTCGCATTCGCACTCAACGCGAACTGCAAAATACCTACTTCACCAAGCTGGTTCCTTATGACAACTGGTTTCGCGAACAGCAGCGCATTATGAAAATGGGCGGCAAAATCGTTAAGGTGGAATTAGCAACTGGCAAGCAAGGCGTCAATACTGGGTTACTGTAA
- a CDS encoding sialidase family protein has protein sequence MNAFRQLRSAHQIRRLSFLLLVVCTAVLLLALHACGQESIVQTQSELKAKSQVQNQITSQLESRSPTQTKPGQFFNWKSVNIQGMGYVTGLAIAPQSPYDVYIRTDIGGAYRFIRQTNQWLPLLDMFDTNFAKGGIGVESIAIDPTLPKRIYVVVNHRNSSFKAGDGKMQYKYAGEVMVSDNQGGTWKPTGLGKNNIFIGPNNAYRSDTGERLAVDPNKSGLLYFASRRDGLWKKETEAWTRVLGGLPDPSSLPGYKNPDGKVSDDIPGFTFVAFDKNSGSLNNPSQIIYVGVHGSGVWRSTNGGTSWNNIAGGNDPLRSAIASDGTLYVSFGTIASNGNKASGGVRQYKNGAWTDITPDGTDKVYSAVTVQANQANTVMAISDKYVYRSTDGGKNWKKQTMYMGAYDANNPKDPVNPSAPGYYLSYAATGASVAVIDPSNPKQVWWTNGWGVARTDDVTAANPAYKWLMNNLEELDVNILRVPPKPKAQGGADLLSAVQDMIGFRHENRNLVPTAKFDPEGIPINPGYKWANPNWKVYPQPFPHVAGATGMDYAYKKPDYAAFVGFHQWQGFWSIHGMTSDNGKTWKAFESIPKENLWKADKSALEEVPAMAGQIAMSPTNPQNMVWVPTWGPWAHYTIDGGKTWQLAQNLDHDPKPEPYDPQNNDHIHYQALPRAWANSISPWLSAYILAADRQDPQGKTFYYFNGWGFYYSNDGGATWRKGTFSKFPTWLVRPAIVPNPTRQGDVWMSFSRNQEDVNGNKLYRSLNGGKTFSVVASVDSCEFMTFGKGSSESKPYIYIFGRVKGATKDTMYKSENMGKSWIAISNPNLQQFPGLTYLEGDMRSPNLVYAGLLGRGIMYGEGSNSSVRPRRNST, from the coding sequence ATGAACGCTTTCCGTCAACTACGTTCAGCGCATCAAATACGCAGACTGAGTTTTCTGCTGCTGGTCGTATGCACAGCAGTGCTACTGTTAGCCTTACATGCTTGCGGACAAGAGTCTATAGTACAGACTCAATCAGAACTGAAAGCTAAATCACAAGTGCAAAATCAAATCACTTCGCAGCTTGAATCACGATCGCCCACCCAAACAAAACCCGGACAGTTCTTTAACTGGAAGAGTGTCAACATTCAGGGTATGGGCTACGTTACCGGTTTAGCGATCGCTCCCCAATCACCTTATGATGTCTACATCCGCACAGATATCGGTGGTGCTTACCGCTTCATCCGACAAACAAATCAATGGCTTCCCCTCTTGGATATGTTTGATACCAACTTCGCAAAAGGGGGAATCGGAGTAGAAAGCATCGCCATAGATCCTACACTACCCAAGCGCATTTATGTGGTAGTAAACCATAGAAATTCTAGCTTTAAAGCTGGTGATGGCAAGATGCAATATAAGTATGCCGGCGAGGTGATGGTTTCGGACAATCAGGGAGGAACCTGGAAACCGACAGGTTTGGGGAAAAACAATATCTTCATCGGTCCTAACAACGCTTACCGTTCCGATACAGGTGAACGGTTAGCAGTCGATCCGAATAAATCTGGATTGCTTTATTTCGCTTCTCGCAGAGATGGTTTGTGGAAAAAAGAAACAGAAGCGTGGACTCGCGTCTTAGGTGGACTGCCAGATCCTAGCAGCTTACCAGGATATAAAAACCCTGATGGTAAAGTATCTGACGATATACCCGGTTTTACATTTGTCGCTTTTGACAAAAACAGCGGTAGTTTGAACAATCCCAGCCAAATTATATATGTTGGGGTTCATGGTAGTGGTGTATGGCGCAGTACAAACGGCGGCACATCTTGGAATAACATTGCAGGCGGTAACGATCCGTTAAGGAGTGCGATCGCCTCAGATGGTACACTTTATGTCAGCTTCGGCACCATCGCTAGTAATGGAAATAAAGCATCTGGTGGCGTTCGTCAGTACAAAAACGGCGCTTGGACAGACATCACCCCCGACGGTACAGACAAAGTTTACTCAGCCGTCACCGTCCAAGCAAATCAAGCAAATACGGTGATGGCAATTTCCGACAAGTACGTGTACCGATCCACCGATGGCGGGAAAAACTGGAAAAAGCAGACAATGTACATGGGTGCATATGATGCCAATAATCCTAAAGACCCAGTTAACCCTTCTGCACCCGGTTACTATTTATCCTACGCTGCAACCGGCGCTTCAGTAGCGGTGATAGACCCCAGCAATCCCAAACAAGTCTGGTGGACAAACGGTTGGGGTGTAGCGCGTACAGATGATGTTACCGCTGCCAACCCAGCTTATAAATGGCTGATGAACAATTTGGAGGAACTCGACGTAAATATCTTGCGCGTTCCCCCGAAGCCGAAAGCACAAGGAGGCGCCGATTTATTGAGTGCGGTGCAAGATATGATCGGCTTTCGCCATGAAAACCGCAACTTAGTACCAACTGCCAAATTTGACCCAGAAGGCATTCCCATCAATCCTGGGTACAAATGGGCAAACCCTAATTGGAAAGTATATCCGCAGCCCTTTCCCCATGTAGCCGGGGCAACAGGCATGGATTATGCTTACAAAAAACCCGATTACGCTGCTTTTGTTGGCTTTCATCAGTGGCAGGGTTTCTGGTCAATCCACGGTATGACTAGCGATAACGGTAAAACGTGGAAAGCGTTCGAGTCTATACCCAAAGAGAATTTATGGAAAGCTGACAAATCTGCTCTTGAAGAAGTCCCAGCAATGGCAGGTCAGATTGCCATGTCGCCGACAAACCCGCAAAACATGGTTTGGGTACCGACTTGGGGACCTTGGGCGCATTATACCATAGATGGCGGTAAAACGTGGCAGCTAGCGCAAAATTTAGACCATGACCCGAAGCCAGAACCCTACGATCCGCAAAACAACGACCATATTCACTATCAAGCGTTACCTAGGGCTTGGGCTAATAGTATTTCTCCCTGGCTGAGTGCGTATATTTTGGCAGCCGATCGCCAAGATCCACAAGGTAAAACATTCTACTATTTCAATGGCTGGGGATTTTACTACAGTAATGACGGCGGCGCAACCTGGAGAAAAGGCACATTTAGCAAGTTTCCTACATGGCTAGTTCGTCCGGCGATCGTTCCCAATCCGACGCGGCAAGGTGATGTCTGGATGAGCTTTTCTCGCAATCAGGAAGATGTCAACGGTAACAAATTGTACCGCTCTTTAAACGGCGGCAAGACTTTTAGTGTTGTTGCATCGGTGGATAGCTGCGAGTTCATGACTTTTGGTAAAGGTTCCTCGGAGTCAAAGCCGTATATTTACATATTTGGGCGTGTAAAGGGAGCAACCAAAGATACAATGTATAAATCAGAAAACATGGGTAAAAGCTGGATTGCGATTAGTAACCCGAATTTGCAGCAATTTCCCGGACTGACTTATTTGGAAGGTGATATGCGATCGCCTAATCTTGTTTATGCCGGTTTGCTAGGTCGTGGCATTATGTATGGTGAGGGTTCTAACTCCAGCGTCAGACCAAGGCGTAATTCGACGTAA
- a CDS encoding glycosyltransferase family 4 protein — translation MKRLLFICERFAPDLGGLASSATRLVTTLCQLNIEIDVVTWSRYLQPGEVLPPEIEAKFRVYRIGLYRHWDMTMPHTLNVLDWLHTSRVYDAVWGHYLFPSGFLATWFAALKKIPSTVSARGNDIDREMFPPGDFARLQWTLQHAKLITAVSADMSGKIQLLSGRDDVLVLKNTVDTEIFSLQVESKITRASLGIAPDEAVLGFCGELREKKGQQFLLNALTTVRTSSPACLLIIGEVRTSSESVLQLYKTQHPENYQRILITGHLPNQKDVAEYLRLCDVYLQPSLWEGMPNALLEAMACGCCCIASDAGGIPEVILHGENGFVLARSHLHKLGEAVLECLAMTPEQKNRISQAAGDRILTDYSITQEKLQLQTLINRLIPNS, via the coding sequence ATGAAACGTCTTCTTTTTATTTGCGAACGATTTGCGCCAGATTTGGGAGGATTAGCTAGTAGTGCTACGCGGTTAGTTACTACACTTTGCCAATTGAATATAGAAATCGATGTTGTAACTTGGAGTCGTTATCTGCAACCGGGTGAAGTTTTACCACCAGAAATAGAGGCTAAATTTCGCGTTTATCGCATCGGATTATACCGCCATTGGGACATGACAATGCCTCATACGTTGAATGTCCTCGACTGGCTGCACACGTCTCGCGTTTACGATGCTGTCTGGGGACATTATTTATTTCCTAGTGGTTTTCTCGCTACTTGGTTTGCTGCACTTAAAAAAATACCTAGTACTGTTAGTGCCCGTGGTAATGATATTGACAGAGAAATGTTTCCACCTGGGGATTTCGCCCGCTTGCAATGGACGTTGCAACATGCCAAGCTGATTACTGCTGTCAGTGCTGATATGTCTGGCAAAATTCAGCTATTGAGTGGACGAGATGATGTGTTGGTGCTGAAAAATACGGTTGACACAGAAATATTTTCTTTGCAGGTTGAAAGCAAAATTACACGCGCTTCTTTGGGAATTGCCCCAGATGAAGCGGTATTGGGATTTTGTGGAGAATTGCGGGAAAAGAAAGGACAGCAGTTTTTACTGAATGCTTTAACAACAGTCCGCACTTCATCCCCTGCATGTTTGTTAATCATCGGGGAGGTGAGGACATCTAGTGAATCTGTGCTGCAACTTTACAAAACTCAGCATCCAGAAAATTACCAACGAATTCTGATAACTGGACATTTGCCCAATCAAAAGGATGTGGCTGAATATTTGCGGTTGTGTGATGTTTACCTTCAGCCTTCGCTGTGGGAGGGAATGCCGAATGCGTTACTTGAGGCTATGGCTTGCGGTTGTTGCTGTATTGCTAGCGATGCCGGTGGTATTCCAGAGGTGATTTTACATGGTGAAAATGGCTTTGTGCTTGCGCGATCGCATTTACACAAGTTAGGTGAAGCGGTGTTGGAATGTTTGGCGATGACACCAGAGCAAAAAAATCGCATTTCTCAAGCAGCAGGCGATCGCATTCTCACTGATTATTCCATAACTCAAGAAAAATTGCAACTTCAAACTCTCATTAACCGCTTAATTCCCAATTCTTGA
- a CDS encoding glycosyltransferase family 4 protein, with protein sequence MTKSRLAYISFDTVPAPKGAAIHIAAFSQALAAAFGDIELITVSPTREIVDLYELYPQVMHVMLPAVGDTLIHRILYFRRLLRTWLQKRRFAAVHIRSIYEGYEIALNKKQYCDRLIFEVNGLPSIELKYRYPAVADDKELLHKLHSQEQVCLQAADLIITPSSVTVEYLQNRGIQPEKIRVIPNGVDLNVFTYCLNQNSQTFKMLYFGTLSPWQGVNLAVEALELVNRDFPAFLTVIGQARDYQIKALKELALKLRVADKLNILEPMPQKQLVEYIHTSDVIVAPLTPNDRNLIQGCCPLKILEGMATGTPVIASDLPVVRELGIDEKHFLLVKSGSAKAIKDAVLRLRNEPELAMQLAMNARKRIEEHYTWKAAGEALTVAYQELGIKRLMRV encoded by the coding sequence ATGACTAAATCGAGATTGGCTTATATTTCCTTTGATACTGTTCCCGCACCAAAAGGTGCAGCGATTCATATTGCTGCTTTTTCTCAAGCTTTAGCAGCAGCTTTTGGTGACATTGAATTAATTACAGTTTCTCCGACAAGGGAAATTGTAGATTTATATGAACTTTATCCGCAGGTGATGCATGTTATGTTACCTGCTGTCGGTGATACTCTAATTCACAGAATTTTGTATTTTCGTCGCTTATTGAGGACGTGGTTACAAAAACGAAGATTTGCAGCGGTGCATATTCGTTCAATTTACGAAGGTTATGAAATAGCACTCAATAAAAAGCAATATTGCGATCGCCTAATTTTTGAAGTTAATGGTTTGCCTTCAATTGAGTTAAAATATCGCTACCCCGCTGTTGCCGATGATAAAGAACTACTGCATAAATTGCATTCTCAAGAACAAGTTTGTTTGCAAGCAGCCGATTTAATTATCACACCCAGCAGTGTGACGGTGGAATATTTACAAAACAGAGGTATTCAACCGGAAAAAATTCGCGTTATTCCCAACGGTGTAGATTTAAATGTGTTTACCTACTGTTTGAATCAAAACAGCCAAACGTTTAAAATGTTATATTTTGGCACTCTTTCACCTTGGCAAGGGGTAAATTTAGCAGTAGAAGCTTTAGAATTAGTAAACCGTGATTTTCCAGCTTTCTTAACAGTGATTGGACAAGCAAGAGACTATCAAATTAAAGCATTAAAGGAACTGGCGTTAAAATTAAGAGTTGCCGACAAGCTAAATATTTTAGAACCAATGCCGCAAAAACAGTTAGTTGAATATATTCATACCTCAGATGTAATAGTCGCACCGCTAACACCCAACGATAGAAATTTAATTCAAGGTTGTTGTCCTTTAAAGATTTTAGAAGGAATGGCAACGGGTACACCTGTAATTGCAAGCGATTTGCCAGTGGTGAGAGAATTAGGAATAGATGAAAAGCATTTTTTGTTAGTTAAATCTGGTTCAGCAAAGGCAATTAAAGATGCAGTTTTGCGGTTGCGAAATGAGCCAGAATTGGCAATGCAACTAGCAATGAATGCACGCAAGCGGATTGAAGAGCATTATACTTGGAAAGCTGCTGGCGAAGCGTTAACTGTTGCTTATCAAGAATTGGGAATTAAGCGGTTAATGAGAGTTTGA
- a CDS encoding FHA domain-containing protein, which translates to MQIQLSWIDPNSGERRQPLLETPVAIGREFSQMPQQSNAERVSRVVIQDDLIADYHALIDWQNQELIIIDQNTISGIKINGVQLTNGSLKNGDRLQIGSCEIVVNFTVATTTECDRPYVAEALPKGNASPVLPGQGSLASSKAGQQDALCDRMVGFLFKRRCGRTDKTGCPHCNESYEEDYAYYGEYGNYRSGNWGDNYYENRDHYSYDPETGNVDFTEADSVSLENESDADFERNMGAS; encoded by the coding sequence GTGCAGATTCAGCTTTCTTGGATAGATCCAAATAGTGGAGAACGCAGACAACCTTTATTAGAAACTCCAGTAGCGATTGGGCGAGAATTTTCTCAAATGCCACAACAAAGTAATGCGGAACGAGTTTCTAGAGTGGTGATACAAGATGATTTAATTGCAGATTACCATGCTTTGATTGACTGGCAAAATCAAGAGTTAATTATTATTGACCAAAATACTATTAGTGGGATAAAAATTAATGGCGTACAACTAACTAATGGTAGCCTGAAAAATGGCGATCGCTTGCAAATCGGTTCATGTGAAATTGTAGTAAATTTTACAGTCGCAACTACAACAGAATGCGATCGTCCGTATGTTGCCGAGGCATTGCCAAAAGGCAATGCCTCCCCTGTCCTTCCAGGACAGGGGAGCCTTGCTTCCAGCAAGGCTGGGCAACAGGACGCGCTTTGCGATCGCATGGTAGGATTTCTCTTCAAACGTCGTTGCGGACGCACCGATAAAACAGGATGTCCTCACTGTAACGAATCATATGAAGAAGATTACGCATATTATGGCGAATATGGCAACTATCGCTCTGGAAATTGGGGTGATAATTATTATGAAAACCGCGATCATTACTCCTACGACCCCGAAACCGGCAATGTAGACTTTACAGAAGCTGATAGTGTCAGCCTAGAAAATGAAAGCGATGCCGATTTTGAGCGTAATATGGGAGCGAGTTGA